The sequence below is a genomic window from Inquilinus sp. KBS0705.
ACGTGAAGTAATGACGCTGATAGATTAGTTTTAACTATATGTAACGTTTTTGTTTCAATCTTCGTCCTGTTAGGTAATTGTTAAAAAAAACCGAAACAGAATGATCACAAAATTTACCAAACGTACTGTTCTATTATTTGCATCAGGCGTATTATTATTAGCTGCCTGTAAAAAAGACGACCAATCCGAAATAACAGCAACACCTGTTGATGAACAGGATACTATTACACAAAACGGTTTAATGCTTGCCGCTACTACGCATATGCTTACCCGTATGGACCAGGACGCTAAGAACTACACGGCTTTTGCCTACAGCAACGGCCTTATCACAAAAGTAGATGAAAAGGAAGATGGAGAACTTACTACCACAACCTTTACCTATGATGCCAAAAAGATATTGAAAAGCGCGCTTACCAAAGGCGGTGGCATGAACTATATTTACACAGGCGGCCTGCTTACCCGTGTAGATATTGTAACTAACCCCGGTAACAAAGTAGTTAGCTACATGAAATTCGCTTATCAAAACAACAAGATATCCGAAATAACCATGTATGTTAAATACGGAACCGCAGATGTGGCATTTTTAAAGCTAGCCTATACTTATACAGGCAGCGATGTAACTACTAACAAAAGTTATATTTACTCGTTTGTAACGCATAAATTTTCGCTTACAGAGACAACCCAAACGGTTTATGATACTAAAAAAAGCCCCATAAGCAGTACACCTCAATTGTCGCAAGCTTTTTTCCAGGCTTTTTCTATACATAATCCGGTTAAAGAAACCACAACAGATGAAAAAAATAAGGTTACCGAAATAAACACTTATACCTACACTTACGATAGCGCCGGCTACCCTTTAATCCAAACTAAAAAGAACGCGCAACCAGGCTTGCCACCTGTAACTACTAAAATTAAATACGCCTATAAATAAAAAGGTTATAAGTACAAAAGCCCCGCATGCGGGGCTTTTGTACTTATACTAACTTGAATAGTGGCGACAGATTAGTAAATATTTAAACCTACGCCTACTTCAATATCAGTTTACGTATGGTATTGTTGTCGGTAAAGTAAATGGTGTTCTCATCTTTAGATAATGCTATACCATCGGCCAAAACGTAGGCTTTGTCCCCTACCCCGTCGGGGTGCGAAAACGTAGATGAACTGCTTAAACCCACCAGGCGCGTTAACTTATTATTAGATATGCTTACAATGGCACCCTGATCTACTATGTAAATAGTGCGGCTGTCTTTATTGGCAATAAAGTCAATTATCTCATGAAAATTGATGTCGCGGAAAATACGGGTAAACACGCCACTTTTGGTAAGCTTATACACATATTTATGGCGTATAACAATGTACTTTACGCCGTTATAGCCACAAAACACATTGGTTACCGCTGCATATTCCCGGCTGCTGGTATTCAACGAATCTAAGGGCGGGGTAAAGGGATGTTTTCCAATAACGCCATTCGCTATTTCGGTACTTTCGGTAAATCCCTGCCTGTGATTTTCGGCACCGGTAACAAAGCGTTCGCCGCATGTTTGTAAATAATCGCTATATGGGTCTTTGGCAATGTTATAATAGATATAGGTATAATAATTTACCTGGCTGGCGGGGGTTATCAGTTCGCCGGATGGTTTCAATATCCAAAATTTATGCTGTTCCTTAGGTGTAAGATCATAATAGGCCAAAATATTAAGTGAGCCATCTTTTGATAACAATACCTTTTCGGGATAAACAAGTTTCTGGCCGTCCTTAGCTGTTGGAATATTCACAGTAGTAACCACACCCCCGGGGGTTAATTTGCGTACCGCGTTATTAAATAAATCTGCTACATATAAGGTGCCATCATCTGCAATATCAATCCCATGCGGATAGTTGAACCTTGCATCGGCACCTGTACCATCTGCATTACCCTGAACATTGTACGAGCCGGCAATTGTTATTACCGATAATGGAGCAGGCCGGGCTGTATCAATCATCGAGGCCCTGGTTACCGCCAGCTTAGCGTTAGTTAGTGCCGGTTGTTCGCTTTTTTTACATTGGGTAGTTAACAATACCGACCCTAACAGTAATGCCTGGTAAATTTTCTTCATAACCTAAAATTTTAAACTTGAATTGGTTTGATTTTGATATGGCCTTATAAGGGGATAGTAAAGGCTTAGGGCAAATTACAAAGCTTATTAAAATTGCAGGTATACAATATTGGCACAGTTATTTTCACATATATGGGTCATAATTGGCAAACAACCCAGGTAAGCACCGAATAATAATTTATGGTAAAGGTGAGGAGAAGAGCGGATATTCGGCTAATGTTTTTCCCTTAACCTTTTGTAAATGTTTACAGCAATCATAATAATGATGCTGAAAAGAATTATACCTACTACGCCATATATCCAGTTAACGGCATTTTTTAACACCACTAAAAATACAATAGCGAAAAGCAGTATGGTAGCCAGTTCGTTCCAAAGGCGTAATTGGGTAGATGTCCACTTGAAAATCCCTTTGGCCATTTGATTCATTTTTTGCTGACACAGAAAATGATAAATAATAAGCCCTATCACAAACAGCAGCTTTATATGTAGCCAGCGCTCGTGCCACCAGGCTGGTAACAAATGCAGCATGGTTGCACCCGCAATAATAACCAGGTACATGCTTGGCGTAGTAATGATCCACCAAAGCTTGCGCTCCATTATCTCAAATTGGTCAGAGAGTATCTTGCGGTCGGGTTGTGGTCTTTCCTGTGCTTCGGTGTGGTAAATAAAAAGGCGCACCATGTAAAACAGCCCCGCCATCCAGCAGACTACAAATATGATATGTATGGCTAATACGTATTGGTACATATACCCCCCACCCCCCTGAAGGGGGAGTTTTTTAATCGTTTATAATGCCGCCTCACCTAATCATCACCCCTTCAGGGGGTTAGGGGGCTTAATATTTATATTCCTTTATCACCTCTACCGCGTACTTTACATTATCAAATGGGATATCGGGCATAATGCCATGGCCCAGGTTAAATATAAAACCCTCCTGCCCGCGCATGCGCTCGAAAAGGCGGTGGATGCGTTCTTTAATTACTGTTTTATCGGCGTACAAAATATGCGGATCAAGGTTACCCTGTACGGCAATGCCTTTTGGCAAGCGGTTTTTGATATCCAGCAGATCAACATTCCAGTCGATAGATATTACATCCGGCTTAGCCTCGGCCATTAGCGGCGCAAATACCGAGCTGCCCTTACAGAACGATATCACAGGAATATCCTTCCTGTTCAGTTTACTGATGATCTCTACAATATAGCGGTGCGAAAACTCTTTGTAATCATCCCATGACAAGGCCTGTGCCCAACTGTCGAATATCTGTACGGCGTTTACACCTGCGGCAATCTGCAGGTTTAGGTAATCGGCAGTAACGGTAGCTATTTTTGATAGTAACTGGTGCGCCATTTCCGGGTGGTTATGCAGCATCAGTTTGGTCAGCTTAAAATCTTTTGACGATCCGCCCTCTACCAGATAGCTCATTACCGTAAAAGGTGCACCAGCGAAACCAATTAGCGGTATGCTGCCATTTAAGCGCTGCTGTATAACTTTTATAGCATCAGCCACATATTGCAGTCTGTCGCCAACATCTGTCTGTAAAGCATCTATATCAGCCTGTGTGCGCACGGGGTTGGCAAATTTGGGGCCAATGCCCTGCGTAAAGCTTAAATCGCCCCCCATGGCTTCGCCGGTAACCAATATATCCGAAAATAATATGGCGGCATCAATATCCAGCAAGTTTACCGGCAGCATGGTAACATCGGCAGCCAGCTCGGGCGTTTTGCACATCTCCAAAAAAGAGTACTTATTTTTGATCTCCCAGTACTCGGGCATAAAACGGCCTGCCTGGCGCATCATCCACACGGGCGGTCGTTCTGCTTTTTCTGAAAATGCGGCTTTTATAAATAACGAATCTTTCATTTTATGTCAGAGAGTCAAGACGCAAGAATCAAGATGCAAGACTTATTCTTGGCTCTTGATTCTTATTTCTTGCCTCTTTTTTAGTGTTTTTTAAGTTCTTGCTCTACCCGTTGGATAACATCCTTCATTTTGGCAGTTATATTGTCTTTATGTTTTTCGGTTAGTTGCAGGTATGCCCTGGCTTTTTCGTAGTTACCCTTGCGCACATTTATATTGGCCACATGCACCAGTGCTGCCACATGGTCGTTTGCACTGCGCAGCGGGTATTGTGCTGCTATTTCGTAATGCTTTTCGGCTTCGTCATACTCCTTTTTTTGCAGGCATATGCCGCCGTATATAAATTCGTAAAACCCGCGCCTGCGTTTGCTGAGCCAATCGGGCCGGCTCACTTCTTTCAGCAAGCGCTCGGCACCAAAGTAATCTTTGTTGTGAAAATGCTTTGCGGCCAGTACAATAGGCCCTTGTTTAAAGTAACCCCATACCAGTATCACAATAAACATTACAGCCACAGCAGCCAGCTGATAAACCCGCAGGTATAATATAACAGCCAGCAAAACCACAAAAAGCCCGGTAACTAAAATGCGTGCCCTTTTTGTGAACATTTATTAATGGTTATCGGTAAACTTATAGCCCACACCACGTATAGAATGGAAATAAACCGGGTTTTTAGGGTCTGGTTCAAAGTACTTACGGAATGTAAGGATGAAGTTATCAATAGTACGTGTTGATGGATAAACATCGTAATTCCAAACCGTCTCCAGTATTTGCTCGCGCGATACAGCCTCATTGCGGCGCTCTATCAGCAACTTTAGCAACATGGTTTCTTTTTTGGTAAGCGGTGTAATGCTGCCATCTTCGTTAACCAATTCAAACGAGTTAAAGTGGATGGTTTTTTCGCCTATTTTGTAGCTGTTAAACTCTTTAAGGTCATCGCCTTTAAGGCTGCGTTTTACCAGGTTGTTAACACGCAGTATCAGCTCTTCCAGGTTAAAGGGTTTGGTTAGGTAATCATCGGCACCTTTTTTAAGCCCCGATATTTTATCCTCGTTGGTGTTTTTAGCAGTCAGGAACATAATAGGCACCTCCGAGTTTTCTAACCTGATGGTTTCGGCAACTACAAAGCCATCAATCTCGGGCATCATTACATCCAGTATTACCAGGTTAAAGCGCTCCTCTTTAAAAATTTGCAGGGCCTTTTTACCATTATTGGCTGTAGAAACTTTATAACCTTCCAGTTCAAGGTTTAATTTGATGGCCTCTAACAAATGGTCTTCGTCTTCGGCTAATAAAATTCTTTTTTTGGACATGATCTATAAATTTAGGTTAATGCAAAAACAACTTCAAAAACACTACCTGCAGGGCGGTTGTCTTTAACTTTTATACTGGCCTGGTGTTTATCCAGCACCTCTTTTACAATGTACAAACCAAGGCCTGTACCTTTTGTATTGCGTGTATCCTCGCTGCCTACACGGTAAAACTTATCAAAAATACGGCTTTTTTCGTTATCGGCTATGCCTATGCCATGGTCGGCCACCTGGAAATATATCTTGCCTTCTTTTTCAAAAAGCTTAACATCAACCGTTTCGCAGGGGCTGGAATATTTAACCGCGTTCTCTACCAAATTGGTTACTACCGATGTTAGCGCGAACTTATCGCCGGTTATCTCGATCTTTGGTTCAATTTCGGCATGTATGATCTGTTGGTTACAATCGCACTTGCTTATTTGCAGGCGGTTTACAATACTATCTACCAAAACCGAAAGGTTGAATTTTGCCTTAGGGAAGGTATATGAGCGGTTATCAATTTTTGATGCCAGCAGCATATTCTCTACCATGTCGTCCAAACGCTCTACATCAAGTAACGATTTATCTATAAAATCGAGCACTTGTGATTTGGTGAGGTCGCGCTTTTGGATGGTTTGCAGCAATATTTTGATAGATGCCAGTGGCGATTTAAGCTCGTGAGTTACAGATAGCAAAAAGTTCTTTTTTTGCTCCATCAGCTTTTTTTCTTTGTTGATGGATTTGTGCATGTAATAAGCGCCCAGCAAAAACACGACAACAAACATCGAGCCTTCGCCCATGATCATGCCTAAGCGCTTTGGCTGCAATTTGGCCAGCATGTAGCCCCACCACATCAGCTCCGCAACGGCGTAAATGATAATAGCATAAAATATAACCAGTGACTTCTTCATTATTATGGGTTTGCATTAAGCTGTTTGCAGTCGGCAATAATTGCTATCAATAGATGGCTAACCGCTAACTATAAACTGCTAACTAATTAAATACTATGTCCAGACTATCAAATATAGCTGATTTTGTTGTTTCTAAATCGGCATTTGTGTGGGCGGCAGATATAAAGCCTACCTCATAGCCCGATGGGCCTAAATAAATGCCCCTATTTATCAGCTCGCGGTGCATCAGCTTAAATTTTTCCATGCTTTTAGGGTCAATTTCTTCCGCGGTGGCAATGCTGTCATTATCTGTAAAGGCAAACCAAAATATCGAGCCGATGGTAAACACCTTAAATGCATAGCCACGCTGTGCTGCAAAATGCTGTATATCGTTTACAAAACCTGCTGTTTTAGCATGCAGTTCATCGTAAAAACCGGGTTTTAACAATTCGCTTACCTGCGCTATACCCGCTGCCATAGCTACCGGGTTGCCCGATAATGTGCCCGCCTGGTAAACCGATCCAACAGGCGATATATGATCCATCACCCCGGCCGATGCCCC
It includes:
- a CDS encoding CopD family protein, encoding MYQYVLAIHIIFVVCWMAGLFYMVRLFIYHTEAQERPQPDRKILSDQFEIMERKLWWIITTPSMYLVIIAGATMLHLLPAWWHERWLHIKLLFVIGLIIYHFLCQQKMNQMAKGIFKWTSTQLRLWNELATILLFAIVFLVVLKNAVNWIYGVVGIILFSIIIMIAVNIYKRLREKH
- the hemE gene encoding uroporphyrinogen decarboxylase, with product MKDSLFIKAAFSEKAERPPVWMMRQAGRFMPEYWEIKNKYSFLEMCKTPELAADVTMLPVNLLDIDAAILFSDILVTGEAMGGDLSFTQGIGPKFANPVRTQADIDALQTDVGDRLQYVADAIKVIQQRLNGSIPLIGFAGAPFTVMSYLVEGGSSKDFKLTKLMLHNHPEMAHQLLSKIATVTADYLNLQIAAGVNAVQIFDSWAQALSWDDYKEFSHRYIVEIISKLNRKDIPVISFCKGSSVFAPLMAEAKPDVISIDWNVDLLDIKNRLPKGIAVQGNLDPHILYADKTVIKERIHRLFERMRGQEGFIFNLGHGIMPDIPFDNVKYAVEVIKEYKY
- a CDS encoding response regulator transcription factor, encoding MMSKKRILLAEDEDHLLEAIKLNLELEGYKVSTANNGKKALQIFKEERFNLVILDVMMPEIDGFVVAETIRLENSEVPIMFLTAKNTNEDKISGLKKGADDYLTKPFNLEELILRVNNLVKRSLKGDDLKEFNSYKIGEKTIHFNSFELVNEDGSITPLTKKETMLLKLLIERRNEAVSREQILETVWNYDVYPSTRTIDNFILTFRKYFEPDPKNPVYFHSIRGVGYKFTDNH
- a CDS encoding GHKL domain-containing protein, which translates into the protein MKKSLVIFYAIIIYAVAELMWWGYMLAKLQPKRLGMIMGEGSMFVVVFLLGAYYMHKSINKEKKLMEQKKNFLLSVTHELKSPLASIKILLQTIQKRDLTKSQVLDFIDKSLLDVERLDDMVENMLLASKIDNRSYTFPKAKFNLSVLVDSIVNRLQISKCDCNQQIIHAEIEPKIEITGDKFALTSVVTNLVENAVKYSSPCETVDVKLFEKEGKIYFQVADHGIGIADNEKSRIFDKFYRVGSEDTRNTKGTGLGLYIVKEVLDKHQASIKVKDNRPAGSVFEVVFALT